In one Phyllostomus discolor isolate MPI-MPIP mPhyDis1 chromosome 8, mPhyDis1.pri.v3, whole genome shotgun sequence genomic region, the following are encoded:
- the LOC114503669 gene encoding LOW QUALITY PROTEIN: putative methyl-CpG-binding domain protein 3-like 3 (The sequence of the model RefSeq protein was modified relative to this genomic sequence to represent the inferred CDS: deleted 2 bases in 1 codon), which yields MGEPTSACTTNRQPILGNLKRNMIPQPLEKKRKLLSETKRRRRERSELPMRQTSCIFKRPVTRITSHPGNKVMRKLQENNLEKPQQVCAYRRLQGLQAYSSEGEPLNTLDAMNTITQRSAAGPGPVCTSPEPTTSWSSDWAEMIPGAGRCVPQLLCRQPVTRADIRRQTLKVKKARERLAASLREDRLAKEAESQEPRRTL from the exons ATGGGGGAACCTACATCTGCCTGCACTACAAACCGCCAACCTATTCTG GGAAACCTCAAAAGAAATATGATACCCCAGCCtttagagaagaagagaaaactttTATCCGAGACTAAGCGGAGACGTCGTGAAAGATCTGAACTTCCTATGAGGCAGACCAGCTGCATTTTCAAGAGGCCAGTCACAAGGATAACTTCCCATCCTGGCAATAAGGTCATGCGCAAGCTGCAAGAGAACAACTTGGAGAAGCCCCAGCAAGTCTGTGCATACAGGAGACTGCAGGGACTCCAGGCCTACAGCAGTGAAGGGGAGCCTTTAAATACACTGGATGCCATGAATACAATCACACAGAGAAGCGCAGCTGGTCCTGGGCCTGTATGCACCAGCCCCGAGCCCACCACATCATGGTCTTCAGATTGGGCCGAGATGATCCCAGGGGCAGGTCGGTGTGTCCCACAGCTTCTCTGCAGACAACCGGTTACCCGTGCAGATATCCGGAGACAGACTCTGAAGGTGAAAAAGGCAAGAGAGAGACTGGCTGCATCCTTGAGGGAAGACAGGCTGgccaaggaggca gagagccagGAGCCCAGAAGGACGTTGTGA